The Anomaloglossus baeobatrachus isolate aAnoBae1 chromosome 10, aAnoBae1.hap1, whole genome shotgun sequence genome has a segment encoding these proteins:
- the LOC142254363 gene encoding uncharacterized protein LOC142254363 — translation MSQPKSDPMSLLHIPNVGVYWLTQLCAVLRAQFCQAIYCARPVIEKDMSSSGSPPSGSQTEVAETSQEMLPEDDGRGGEIHGAGGQSASTSRAHDRAPPRPSQGRRRGGGGLSASQRAPDSDGEEAGFINIDLLIDEVREREPLWNMADRRHADSIVTRRLWDEVCHAAVEGWGELNSRGQKKQRDKLQKRWRSIRDRFKKELNQEMQAPSGSGGRRSKYRYFRALSFLRTTMVCRSTVCSTQEPASNPTGAIPEQSATGEHRHRPHPSEPSLPSTSVPSTCAGASRETSLPEAAGDEIAFPYPTPLTLLPSTLLPP, via the exons atgtctcaaccgaagTCTGATCCtatgtctcttctacacattcccaatgttggtgtatactggttaacACAGTTGT gtgcagtgttgcgggcacagttttgtcaagccatttaCTGTGCGAGGCCTGTTATAGAAAAagatatgtcgtcttctggtagcccgccctccggttcacaaactgag gtggccgaaacatcacaggagatgctgccagaagatgacggaaggggtggagaaatacacggagcgggcggtcagagt gcttcaacttctagggctcacgatagagctcccccaagaccgtcccagggtcgtcgtcgaggtggcggtggtcttagt gcatcacagcgtgctcccgattctgacggtgaggaggccggatttatcaacatcgacctcctcatcgatgaagttagagagagggagccgctgtggaacatggctgaccgccgccacgctgattcgatcgtaacccgtcgactctgggacgaggtatgccacgcagcggtagaaggttggggggagctcaattctcgtggccagaagaaacagc gtgacaaacttcagaagcggtggcggtctatcagggatcgcttcaaaaaggagttgaatcaagagatgcaggccccgagtggatccggaggacgcagatcgaagtaccgttactttagagcgttgtcgttcctccggacaactatggtgtgcagaag caccgtctgcagcactcaggagcctgcatcgaacccgacaggagcgatccctgaacagtccgccactggggaacacaggcacagaccccacccatctgaaccttcccttccatcgacatctgtcccatccacctgcgctggagcttcacgtgagacttcattacctgaagctgctggtgatgagatagcttttccctaccccacccctctgacactgctgccctca